The Thiorhodovibrio litoralis genome includes a window with the following:
- a CDS encoding hemerythrin domain-containing protein, whose translation MSQPFVTTLTADHRRCDQLFVQVETAAQSADWTLAASAVEAFCNATDRHFQFEEDMLFPPLEEVMPGATGPTAVMRQEHQLIRQLMGDLRAAVDAQDGDESLGVISTLHMVLQQHNIKEEGVLYPAADRDLADQAERLLASLA comes from the coding sequence ATGTCCCAGCCCTTCGTCACCACTCTGACCGCCGACCATCGCCGCTGCGATCAACTCTTTGTCCAGGTCGAGACCGCCGCGCAGTCGGCGGACTGGACGCTGGCGGCCAGCGCGGTGGAGGCCTTTTGCAACGCCACCGACCGCCACTTTCAGTTCGAGGAGGACATGCTTTTTCCGCCGCTCGAAGAGGTCATGCCGGGCGCCACCGGGCCGACGGCGGTGATGCGCCAGGAGCACCAGCTCATCCGCCAACTAATGGGCGATCTGCGTGCCGCCGTGGACGCACAGGACGGCGACGAAAGCCTGGGTGTGATCAGCACCCTGCACATGGTGTTGCAGCAGCACAACATCAAAGAAGAAGGAGTGCTCTATCCCGCCGCCGACCGCGACCTGGCCGACCAGGCCGAACGCCTGTTGGCCTCCCTGGCCTGA
- a CDS encoding NAD(P)/FAD-dependent oxidoreductase gives MSEPNMSTQPMPISRRQFLGSVGSATAATVVAGLLGVPAIVRADTPKARVLVVGGGYGGTIAAKYLKMADPDLRVTLIERNPVYVSCPLSNEVLSGERDIDSLTFDYRGLSRRGIAVMGDEIVEIDPVKHAVIGKGGAIYQYDKLILAPGVSFDFGAIDGMSAELADTRIPHAWKAGPQTLLLRRQLKAMSDGGLCAIVAPPNPFRCPPGPYERAAQIALYFRHHKPKSKVMIFDAKDAFSKQALFQAGWKEHYGDMIEWVPAAAGGEIEAIDADSMTLTGVVEDFQADVINLIPRQRAAELAVANGLTDASGWCPVDQQTFASTQHPDIHVIGDAVIAGAMPKSGYAANSQAKVCAMAMVAALNGQSAPAPSYVNTCYSILAPDHGISVAGVYELKDGEIVSVPGAGGLSDPHADARTRAIEVQFALGWYRNITADMFT, from the coding sequence ATGAGCGAGCCAAACATGAGCACCCAACCCATGCCGATTTCCCGTCGTCAGTTCCTGGGCTCGGTCGGAAGCGCGACCGCAGCAACCGTCGTCGCCGGCCTGCTCGGGGTTCCCGCCATCGTGCGCGCCGACACCCCCAAGGCGCGCGTGCTGGTGGTCGGTGGCGGCTATGGCGGCACCATTGCCGCCAAGTATCTCAAGATGGCCGACCCGGACTTGCGGGTCACCCTGATCGAGCGCAATCCGGTCTATGTTTCCTGCCCGCTCAGCAACGAGGTGCTGTCAGGCGAGCGCGATATCGACAGTCTCACCTTCGACTACCGAGGTCTGAGCCGGCGCGGCATCGCGGTGATGGGCGATGAAATCGTCGAGATCGACCCGGTCAAGCACGCGGTGATCGGCAAGGGCGGTGCCATCTATCAGTACGATAAACTCATCCTCGCGCCAGGCGTGTCCTTTGACTTCGGCGCCATCGACGGCATGAGCGCCGAGCTAGCCGACACCCGCATTCCGCACGCCTGGAAAGCCGGCCCCCAGACCCTGCTTCTGCGCCGGCAGCTCAAGGCCATGTCCGACGGCGGCCTGTGCGCCATCGTCGCCCCGCCAAATCCCTTCCGCTGCCCGCCTGGCCCCTATGAGCGGGCGGCGCAGATCGCGCTGTATTTCCGCCATCACAAGCCAAAATCCAAGGTGATGATTTTTGACGCCAAGGACGCCTTCTCCAAGCAGGCGCTGTTCCAGGCCGGTTGGAAAGAACACTACGGCGACATGATCGAATGGGTTCCGGCCGCCGCTGGCGGCGAGATCGAGGCCATTGATGCCGACAGCATGACCCTGACCGGGGTGGTCGAGGACTTTCAGGCAGACGTGATCAACCTCATCCCCCGGCAGCGCGCCGCCGAGCTGGCGGTCGCCAACGGGCTGACCGACGCCAGCGGCTGGTGCCCAGTCGATCAGCAGACCTTTGCATCCACACAGCATCCCGACATCCATGTGATTGGCGACGCGGTGATCGCTGGTGCCATGCCCAAATCCGGCTATGCCGCCAACTCCCAGGCCAAAGTGTGCGCCATGGCGATGGTCGCCGCCCTCAATGGTCAGTCTGCCCCAGCGCCCTCTTACGTCAACACCTGCTACAGCATTCTGGCGCCCGATCATGGCATCTCGGTCGCCGGTGTCTATGAACTCAAGGACGGCGAGATCGTCTCGGTGCCTGGTGCCGGCGGCCTGTCCGATCCCCATGCCGACGCGCGCACGCGAGCGATAGAGGTGCAATTCGCGCTTGGCTGGTATCGCAACATCACGGCGGATATGTTCACTTGA
- a CDS encoding Crp/Fnr family transcriptional regulator — translation MHPDTRAITSLSLLETIPVFARAPRAALHFLAAGCHPRQARRGQVLCSRGEHLDGFNILECGRVKLSLLSANGGERVLEILRPPRTFGEAAAFLGQPCALHAEALSDARLLFVEVRQVRAAIPLWPEVAELMLRLVAGRAQRLLVDLEACCLHTAAERVAALLLREACPSATEPDSAQLELPASKILVASSVNLSPETFSRELHALARRGLIRVERRRIHIPSLARLGQLGGLAVADIACPDLAPLSA, via the coding sequence ATGCATCCAGACACTCGCGCGATCACCAGTCTGTCTTTGCTGGAGACCATCCCGGTTTTCGCGCGCGCACCGCGCGCGGCCTTGCACTTTCTCGCCGCCGGCTGTCATCCGCGCCAGGCGCGGCGCGGCCAGGTGCTATGTAGTCGCGGCGAGCACCTGGATGGCTTTAATATCCTGGAATGCGGCCGGGTGAAACTGTCACTGCTCTCGGCCAATGGTGGTGAGCGGGTGCTCGAAATCCTGCGGCCCCCGCGCACCTTCGGCGAAGCGGCGGCCTTTCTTGGGCAACCCTGTGCTCTGCATGCCGAGGCGCTCAGCGATGCCCGGCTGCTCTTTGTCGAGGTGCGTCAGGTGCGCGCTGCCATCCCGCTCTGGCCCGAGGTCGCCGAGCTGATGCTCCGGCTGGTGGCTGGGCGTGCGCAGCGGCTGCTGGTCGATCTCGAGGCCTGTTGTCTGCATACGGCCGCGGAGCGAGTTGCCGCCTTATTGCTACGCGAGGCCTGTCCCAGCGCCACGGAGCCGGACAGCGCGCAACTGGAACTACCGGCGTCCAAGATTCTGGTCGCCTCCAGCGTGAACCTGTCGCCGGAAACTTTCTCCCGCGAGCTGCACGCATTGGCGCGGCGCGGACTGATCCGGGTCGAACGGCGGCGGATCCACATTCCCTCACTGGCGCGCCTGGGCCAGCTCGGCGGACTGGCGGTGGCGGATATCGCCTGCCCCGACCTCGCCCCTCTGTCAGCGTAG
- a CDS encoding helix-turn-helix transcriptional regulator, whose protein sequence is MQAFESSLPETCPIPSQTITQAAGDRLITAEEVRRIAGGISDMTLWRWLKRGILPQPLVIERRRYWWRAAILDALQCAGRSDARPVAPHATCGETEHAKDHP, encoded by the coding sequence ATGCAAGCATTTGAGTCCAGTCTTCCCGAAACATGTCCAATTCCGTCCCAGACCATAACCCAGGCCGCAGGCGATCGGCTTATCACCGCTGAGGAGGTGCGTCGCATTGCTGGCGGTATCAGCGACATGACCCTCTGGCGCTGGCTCAAGCGCGGTATCCTGCCGCAACCGCTGGTCATCGAGCGGCGGCGCTATTGGTGGCGGGCGGCCATCCTCGATGCACTGCAATGCGCCGGACGCAGCGATGCCCGGCCAGTGGCACCCCACGCAACCTGTGGCGAAACAGAGCATGCCAAAGACCATCCATGA
- a CDS encoding recombinase family protein: protein MSQPLNVALYARVSSERQAKAGTIDSQVAALKARIASDGEQLPEEQCFIDAGVSGATLIRPQLERLRDRAAMGLIDRLYVLAPDRLARKYAHQALLLEEFQQTGVTVVFLNHAGGVSPEEDLLLQMQGMIAEYERAKIMERNRRGKLHGARHGRVNVLGGAPYGYRYQRKQLDGAPAQYVIDLSQAATVRQIFHWVGVDRFSIGEVTRRLDAEGIPTATGKAHWDRSVVWGMLQNPAYMGRAAFGKTQSQPHRPRVRPARHSAETPKKATSVVRTPRADWIEIPVPPLVSEALFLAVGEQLEENRRLARQRRRGARHLLQGLIVCGHCRYAYYGKPVSKSAAKGGQCYAYYRCVGTDAYRFGGERICDNKQVRTSRLDDLVWEQVLALLQQPERLQQEYERRLNRLQQAHASHTDTDVLEKQHQHLKQGKSRLIDSYTEGLIDKSDFDPKMAQLNSKLEQLHIQIETARQQDAGQAELFLVIKRLEEFAAAIQERLTGLDFETKRGIIRALVKRIEIYHEEILVVFRVDPDPNIGDPDDNGTPEKPSEQSNGASSMQDCKRRSASRLRPGH, encoded by the coding sequence ATGAGCCAGCCCCTGAACGTCGCCCTCTATGCCCGTGTCTCCTCCGAGCGTCAGGCCAAGGCCGGCACCATCGACAGCCAGGTTGCCGCGCTGAAAGCACGCATCGCCAGTGATGGCGAACAACTTCCCGAGGAACAGTGTTTCATCGACGCCGGTGTCAGCGGCGCGACCCTCATTCGCCCGCAACTGGAGCGGTTGCGCGATCGCGCGGCCATGGGCCTGATTGATCGGCTCTATGTGCTGGCCCCGGATCGCCTGGCGCGGAAATACGCCCATCAGGCCCTGCTGCTGGAAGAGTTCCAGCAAACCGGTGTCACCGTTGTCTTTCTCAATCATGCCGGCGGTGTCAGCCCGGAAGAAGACCTGTTATTACAGATGCAAGGCATGATCGCCGAATACGAACGGGCGAAGATCATGGAGCGCAACCGTCGCGGGAAATTGCATGGCGCGCGTCATGGGCGCGTCAATGTGCTTGGCGGCGCGCCTTACGGCTATCGCTATCAGCGCAAGCAACTCGATGGCGCACCGGCGCAGTATGTGATTGATCTGTCCCAAGCGGCCACCGTGCGGCAAATCTTTCATTGGGTTGGCGTGGATCGCTTCAGTATCGGCGAAGTGACCCGCCGGCTTGATGCCGAGGGCATTCCCACCGCCACCGGCAAAGCGCATTGGGACCGCAGTGTGGTGTGGGGAATGCTGCAGAACCCGGCCTATATGGGTCGTGCCGCCTTCGGCAAGACCCAGTCACAGCCGCACCGCCCGCGCGTGCGCCCAGCCCGTCACAGCGCCGAGACACCCAAGAAAGCCACTTCCGTGGTGCGCACCCCGCGCGCGGACTGGATCGAGATCCCGGTCCCGCCGTTGGTCAGCGAAGCGCTGTTTCTCGCCGTGGGGGAGCAATTGGAGGAGAATCGCCGCCTCGCCCGACAACGCCGGCGCGGCGCGCGCCATCTCCTGCAAGGGCTCATCGTTTGCGGGCACTGCCGCTATGCGTATTATGGCAAGCCTGTCAGCAAAAGCGCGGCCAAAGGTGGACAATGCTATGCCTATTATCGCTGCGTCGGCACCGATGCCTATCGCTTTGGCGGTGAGCGTATTTGCGACAACAAGCAAGTGCGCACCAGCCGGCTCGATGACCTGGTGTGGGAGCAAGTCCTGGCGTTGTTACAACAGCCTGAGCGCTTGCAGCAGGAATATGAACGGCGCCTCAATCGCCTGCAGCAGGCTCATGCGTCGCACACCGATACAGATGTGCTGGAAAAACAGCACCAGCACCTGAAACAAGGGAAATCGCGGCTGATCGATAGCTATACCGAGGGGTTAATCGATAAAAGCGACTTCGATCCCAAAATGGCGCAGCTCAATAGCAAACTCGAGCAACTTCACATTCAGATTGAGACAGCTCGCCAACAAGATGCTGGCCAGGCCGAACTGTTTCTGGTGATCAAACGGCTGGAGGAATTTGCCGCCGCGATTCAGGAACGTTTAACCGGCCTGGATTTCGAGACCAAGCGCGGCATCATTCGCGCGCTTGTCAAGCGTATCGAGATTTACCATGAGGAAATCCTGGTGGTTTTTCGGGTTGATCCCGATCCAAACATCGGCGACCCGGATGACAACGGCACCCCGGAAAAACCATCGGAGCAATCCAATGGAGCTTCAAGTATGCAAGAT
- a CDS encoding TusE/DsrC/DsvC family sulfur relay protein: MRDPADWSETFARIQATREGLRLTPRHWAVIRHLRRCYTKHGLPMSCLDLDAMLHFRARWPRAAGQPRWFPGLFPAGGLTEQGHRLAGLPRGQSAIGLRLMA, encoded by the coding sequence CTGCGCGATCCGGCGGATTGGTCTGAGACCTTCGCCCGCATCCAGGCGACGCGTGAGGGCTTGCGGCTGACACCGAGGCACTGGGCGGTGATTCGTCATCTGCGCCGCTGTTACACCAAGCACGGGCTACCCATGAGCTGTCTTGATCTGGATGCGATGTTGCATTTCCGAGCCCGCTGGCCGCGGGCCGCCGGCCAGCCGCGGTGGTTTCCCGGCCTCTTTCCCGCCGGCGGACTGACCGAGCAGGGCCATCGGCTGGCGGGCTTGCCTCGCGGCCAGTCCGCAATAGGGCTGAGGTTGATGGCCTAA
- a CDS encoding DUF2249 domain-containing protein, with product MNRRGKEKQRIKCEESITPTPDDSALHTPLAPRHSPLTHQHAQLKPRHLDVSTLPPPEPLEQTLDALATLAPGEQLVLHHRRQPYPLYDILKRLGYRWEAQGADDAWQILIEADPATADPLARPLL from the coding sequence ATGAATCGCCGGGGAAAAGAAAAGCAGCGAATAAAATGTGAGGAAAGTATCACGCCAACGCCCGACGACTCCGCTCTTCACACACCACTCGCCCCTCGGCACTCACCACTCACCCATCAGCACGCTCAACTCAAACCGCGCCACCTCGATGTCTCGACGCTGCCGCCGCCCGAGCCGCTGGAGCAGACCTTGGACGCGCTCGCAACCCTGGCTCCCGGCGAGCAACTGGTGCTGCATCATCGCCGTCAGCCCTACCCGCTCTATGACATTCTCAAGCGGCTCGGTTATCGCTGGGAGGCACAGGGCGCGGACGACGCCTGGCAGATTCTGATCGAAGCCGACCCGGCGACGGCGGATCCGCTGGCAAGGCCGCTGCTGTGA
- a CDS encoding MFS transporter yields the protein MAPRGFGAAFGMMLIAQLTGRVDPRWIIATGMSIAGTATWMMSWYNLDVSPIWLILPGVMQGVGMGLIFVTLSTQAYATLPASATDAGAGLYNLARSVGSSIGVSVAATWYARFGQAEWNRLGGYINPFNPALEHWLRVQGLTLNDPATAALLTNELSRQSSMLAFTRVIESALLE from the coding sequence ATGGCACCACGCGGCTTCGGTGCGGCCTTTGGCATGATGCTGATTGCCCAACTCACGGGTCGGGTCGACCCGCGCTGGATTATCGCCACCGGAATGAGCATCGCCGGCACCGCCACCTGGATGATGTCCTGGTACAACCTGGATGTAAGTCCGATTTGGCTGATCTTGCCCGGGGTCATGCAGGGCGTCGGCATGGGGCTGATCTTCGTCACCCTCTCGACGCAGGCCTATGCCACGCTGCCGGCCTCGGCAACCGATGCTGGCGCCGGTCTCTACAACCTGGCGCGCAGTGTCGGCAGCTCCATCGGCGTCTCCGTTGCCGCGACCTGGTATGCGCGCTTCGGCCAGGCGGAATGGAACCGGCTGGGCGGTTACATCAACCCGTTTAATCCCGCCCTGGAGCATTGGCTCAGGGTGCAGGGGCTCACCCTGAACGACCCCGCGACGGCGGCGCTCTTGACCAATGAACTCAGTCGCCAGTCCTCGATGCTCGCCTTCACCCGGGTGATCGAATCTGCTTTGCTTGAATAA
- a CDS encoding multiheme c-type cytochrome, giving the protein MLKIPYGPSTHGPRRMSRLNAWLFGAAILLFSIHALAVRPAGQPGVDWGDPRGQKCIDCHMTENPGLYWEWNHSQHGQNGVTCLDCHEAKEDDIDAWRHEETYVSIVVTPKDCAKCHQKEFEEMDGSHHAKAGQILGSLDNLLGEVVGGPAAVNAGCKQCHGSELEFITEGKRKDKGRPKPGSWPNTGIGRINPDGSLGSCTACHGRHRFSKAQARTPDTCGKCHVGPDHPQIEVYNESKHGIIYRAKVDEMNLESDKWVAGIDYSAAPTCASCHMSAAPNEASTHNVGERISWTLRPPISTKINLVKLDNGEEFDVPEGQPIPAVGDEAKGSTVVEVLTWEDRRSKMEDICYACHETSVIDGHYEQFDNVVHLYNDKFAKPIAAVMADLKEKGYITPAPFDEKIEWTWWEIWHHEGRRARHGASMSGPDYTWWHGMYEVAQHTYFKWIPELKEVVIKKDGNDEYAVTLLEEHFKPIEGHDWYFNGMSKDQIETVRKGFEARYGKGALK; this is encoded by the coding sequence ATGTTGAAAATACCTTATGGGCCAAGTACCCATGGCCCGCGCAGGATGAGTCGCCTGAACGCCTGGCTGTTCGGCGCCGCCATCCTGCTGTTTAGCATCCACGCCCTTGCCGTGCGGCCCGCCGGTCAGCCCGGCGTCGACTGGGGTGACCCCAGGGGTCAGAAATGTATCGACTGCCACATGACCGAGAACCCCGGTTTGTATTGGGAGTGGAATCACAGCCAACACGGCCAAAATGGGGTGACCTGCCTGGATTGTCATGAGGCCAAAGAGGACGATATCGATGCCTGGCGTCATGAAGAAACCTATGTCTCCATCGTGGTCACGCCCAAGGATTGCGCCAAATGCCACCAAAAAGAGTTCGAGGAAATGGACGGTTCGCACCACGCCAAGGCGGGTCAGATTCTCGGCTCGCTCGACAATCTGCTTGGTGAAGTGGTCGGTGGACCTGCGGCGGTGAATGCTGGCTGCAAGCAATGCCATGGCTCGGAGTTGGAGTTCATCACCGAAGGCAAACGCAAGGATAAGGGACGGCCGAAGCCCGGGAGTTGGCCCAATACCGGCATCGGGCGAATCAATCCCGATGGCAGTCTTGGTTCCTGTACCGCCTGTCACGGACGCCATCGTTTCAGTAAGGCCCAGGCGCGCACGCCCGATACCTGCGGTAAATGTCACGTCGGTCCGGACCATCCGCAGATTGAGGTCTACAACGAATCCAAGCACGGCATCATCTACCGCGCCAAGGTCGATGAAATGAATTTGGAGTCGGACAAATGGGTCGCTGGCATCGACTATAGCGCCGCGCCCACCTGTGCCAGTTGTCACATGAGCGCAGCACCAAATGAGGCAAGTACTCACAACGTCGGCGAGCGCATCTCCTGGACACTGCGCCCGCCGATCTCGACCAAGATCAATCTGGTCAAGCTCGACAACGGCGAGGAATTCGATGTACCCGAGGGCCAACCGATCCCCGCCGTCGGCGATGAGGCCAAGGGTTCGACCGTGGTCGAGGTGCTGACCTGGGAAGATCGCCGCAGCAAGATGGAAGACATCTGCTATGCCTGCCACGAGACGAGCGTGATCGACGGCCATTATGAACAGTTCGATAACGTCGTCCATCTCTACAACGACAAGTTCGCCAAGCCGATCGCGGCCGTGATGGCCGACTTGAAGGAGAAGGGCTACATCACCCCGGCGCCCTTCGATGAGAAGATCGAATGGACGTGGTGGGAGATTTGGCACCACGAAGGCCGTCGTGCCCGCCATGGCGCATCAATGAGCGGTCCCGACTACACTTGGTGGCACGGTATGTACGAGGTCGCCCAGCACACCTATTTCAAATGGATTCCCGAGCTGAAGGAAGTGGTGATCAAGAAAGACGGCAATGACGAGTACGCCGTCACGCTGCTTGAGGAGCACTTCAAGCCGATCGAAGGGCACGACTGGTACTTCAACGGCATGAGCAAGGATCAGATCGAGACCGTGCGCAAGGGCTTTGAGGCACGTTACGGCAAGGGGGCGCTGAAATAG
- a CDS encoding c-type cytochrome produces the protein MRDEMGGDIAYLSRRGRPWRWLPALLFAGLACGAQAGDVRSTAMLSHTCAGCHGTDGASAGEAMPTIAGMDKGYLVKTLVDYRDDLRPSTIMGRIMRGYSDQEIAAIASFFAARPWVSTERTIDGELAYQGELIHRERCETCHADGGRGQDTHSPRLAGQWGPYLAHALETCRAQGPSCKKRQGAERVNVLEDAEIQALAHCYESQK, from the coding sequence ATGCGGGACGAGATGGGCGGTGACATTGCTTATCTATCACGGCGGGGTCGCCCCTGGCGCTGGCTCCCGGCGCTGCTGTTCGCGGGCCTGGCCTGTGGCGCCCAGGCCGGGGACGTGCGCTCGACGGCCATGCTCTCGCACACCTGCGCCGGCTGCCACGGCACCGATGGTGCCAGTGCCGGCGAGGCGATGCCGACCATCGCTGGCATGGACAAAGGCTACCTGGTCAAGACACTCGTGGACTACCGGGACGATCTGCGCCCCTCGACCATCATGGGCCGCATCATGCGCGGCTACAGCGACCAGGAAATCGCCGCCATCGCCAGCTTCTTCGCCGCTCGGCCCTGGGTCTCGACCGAGCGGACCATCGACGGCGAACTCGCCTACCAAGGGGAACTGATCCACCGGGAGCGCTGCGAGACCTGTCATGCCGATGGCGGTCGCGGCCAGGATACCCACTCCCCGCGGCTCGCTGGACAATGGGGACCCTATCTCGCCCATGCCCTGGAAACCTGCCGCGCGCAGGGTCCAAGCTGCAAGAAGCGCCAGGGCGCCGAGCGCGTGAATGTGCTCGAGGATGCCGAGATCCAAGCCCTTGCCCACTGCTACGAGAGCCAGAAATGA
- a CDS encoding NnrS family protein — MTPFEKTPFLVLGFRPFFLVAGASGCLSLLVWLAMLQGLVPINSRFPGSAWHAQEMLQGYALAVIAGFLLTAVRNWTGQPTAAGAELAGLVLLWLLGRLLPWLPGPAWIAGLLAAAFPLALAWSLRQPLWKGPNPVNRVFLLLLAGMAVAVAWSHLHAAGVLPGGSLDAERLLLNLVLITLLIVSGRVLPFFTQAAIPQAQPRSWIVLEVLSFVAAGLWLVADLLSPWPWLNASAASVLALILTLRVGAWHDRRVWQIPILAVLYAGALWLIGGLLLTAGAALGWLAPQIALHALTAGAVGVFTFGMMVRVTLGHTGRAMVAPASMIGAFVAINLAALIRVAFPLLWPAHYSTWMLLSGLLWSGAFATFLLVIGPMLLAPRMDGRTL; from the coding sequence TTGACGCCGTTCGAGAAAACCCCGTTCCTGGTGCTCGGTTTCCGACCGTTTTTTCTGGTCGCCGGTGCCAGTGGTTGCCTGTCGCTGCTGGTTTGGTTGGCCATGCTGCAGGGGCTGGTGCCGATCAATTCGCGCTTTCCCGGCAGCGCCTGGCATGCTCAGGAAATGCTTCAGGGCTATGCGCTGGCGGTCATCGCCGGTTTCCTGCTGACCGCCGTGCGCAACTGGACCGGGCAGCCAACGGCGGCGGGCGCCGAGCTGGCCGGCTTGGTGCTCCTGTGGTTGCTGGGGCGACTCTTGCCATGGTTGCCAGGGCCGGCCTGGATCGCGGGGCTGCTCGCGGCGGCCTTTCCGCTGGCTTTGGCGTGGTCGTTGCGCCAGCCACTGTGGAAGGGGCCGAATCCGGTCAATCGCGTTTTTCTGCTCCTGCTGGCGGGCATGGCCGTGGCCGTTGCTTGGAGCCATCTGCACGCGGCCGGCGTGCTGCCCGGAGGGTCGCTCGATGCCGAGCGTCTACTGTTGAATCTGGTGCTGATCACGCTGCTGATTGTCTCCGGTCGGGTGCTGCCTTTCTTCACTCAGGCCGCCATCCCGCAGGCACAGCCGCGCTCCTGGATCGTGCTCGAGGTGCTAAGCTTTGTGGCCGCTGGCCTCTGGCTGGTCGCCGATCTGCTCAGTCCCTGGCCCTGGCTGAACGCCAGCGCCGCGTCGGTCCTGGCGCTGATCCTGACCCTGCGTGTCGGCGCTTGGCATGACCGGCGCGTGTGGCAAATTCCTATCCTGGCGGTCTTGTACGCAGGCGCGCTGTGGCTGATCGGCGGCTTGCTGCTGACGGCCGGCGCGGCACTTGGATGGCTTGCGCCCCAGATCGCGCTGCACGCGCTGACTGCCGGCGCTGTCGGGGTTTTCACCTTCGGAATGATGGTTCGGGTGACACTCGGGCACACCGGGCGGGCGATGGTCGCGCCAGCCTCGATGATCGGAGCCTTCGTCGCCATCAATCTCGCCGCGCTGATTCGGGTCGCATTCCCGCTACTCTGGCCTGCACATTACAGCACCTGGATGCTGCTCTCGGGCTTGCTGTGGAGCGGCGCCTTTGCCACCTTCCTGCTGGTCATCGGCCCGATGCTGCTGGCGCCAAGGATGGATGGTCGGACTCTTTGA
- a CDS encoding tetratricopeptide repeat protein has translation MYTALRLITLGSLLTLSLAPAAQPDTAAPASTADTDSVATMIEQAQAQLQRGETDAAIATLKGAITTDPGSSLAHTRLGGAYLLSQDYSGAVGQFQQAISTDSQNASAFIGLGMAYVHLKQTGPAKAALTEARRLNPSQSADIDALLGQIEQRASAHHP, from the coding sequence ATGTACACCGCACTGCGCCTGATCACCTTAGGCAGTCTGCTCACGCTGAGCCTGGCCCCTGCCGCGCAGCCAGACACAGCCGCCCCAGCCTCCACGGCTGACACCGACAGTGTCGCCACAATGATCGAACAAGCCCAAGCACAGCTCCAGCGCGGCGAGACCGATGCAGCCATCGCCACGCTGAAGGGCGCGATCACGACCGACCCCGGCTCGAGTCTCGCCCACACCCGTCTCGGCGGCGCCTATCTGCTCAGCCAGGACTACAGCGGCGCCGTCGGTCAATTTCAACAGGCCATTAGCACCGACAGCCAGAATGCCAGCGCCTTCATCGGCCTGGGCATGGCCTATGTCCATCTCAAACAGACCGGCCCTGCCAAGGCGGCTCTCACCGAAGCCCGACGCTTGAACCCCAGCCAGAGCGCCGACATCGACGCGCTGCTCGGGCAAATCGAGCAGCGTGCTTCGGCGCATCATCCCTGA